In Chlorocebus sabaeus isolate Y175 chromosome 19, mChlSab1.0.hap1, whole genome shotgun sequence, a single genomic region encodes these proteins:
- the MN1 gene encoding transcriptional activator MN1 — protein sequence MFGLDQFEPQINSRNAGQGERNFNETGLSMNTHFKAPTFHTGGPPGPVDPAMSALGEPPILGMNMEPYGFHTRGHSELHAGGLQAQPVHGFFGGQQPHHGHPGSHHPHQHHPHFGGNFGGPDPGASCLHGGRLLGYGGAAGGLGSQPPFAEGYEHMAESQGPESFGPQRPGNLPDFHSSGASGHAVPAPCLPLDQSPNRAASFHGLPSSSGSDSHSLEPRRVTNQGAVDSLEYNYPGEGPSGHFDMFSPSDSEGQLPHYAAGRQVPGGAFPGASAMPRAAGMVGLSKMHAQPPQQQPQQQQQQQPQQQQQQQQHGVFFERFGGARKMPVGLEPSVGSRHPLMQPPQQAPPPPQQQPPQQPPQQQPPPPPGLLVRQNSCPPALPRPQQGEAGTPSGGLQDGGPMLPSQHAQFEYPIHRLENRSMHPYSEPVFSMQHPPPQQAPNQRLQHFDAPPYMNVAKRPRFDFPGSAGVDRCASWNGSMHNGALDNHLSPSAYPGLPGEFTPPVPDSFPSGPPLQHPAPDHQSLQQQQQQQQQQQQQQQQQQQQQQQQQQRQNAALMIKQMASRNQQQRLRQPNLAQLGHPGDVSQGGLVHGGPVGGLAQPNFEREGGSTGAGRLGTFEQQAPHLAQESAWFSGPHPPPGDLLPRRMGGSGLPADCGPHDPSLAPPPPPGGSGVLFRGPLQDPMRMPGEGHVPALPSPGLQFGGSLGGLGQLQSPGAGVGLPGSASERRPPPPDFATSALGGQPGFPFGAASRQATPHSGPGVNSPPSAGGGGGSSGGGGGGGAYPPQPDFQPSQRTSASKLGALSLGSFNKPSSKDNLFGQSCLAALSTACQNMIASLGAPNLNVTFNKKNPPEGKRKLSQNETDGAAVAGNPGSDYFPGGTAPGAPGTGGPSGTSSSGSKASGPPNPPAQGDGTSLSPNYTLESTSGNDGKPVPGGGGRGRGRRKRDSGHVSPGTFFDKYSAAPDSGGAPGVSPGQQQASGAAVGGSSAGETRGAPTPHEKALTSPSWGKGAELLLGDQPDLIGSLDGGAKSDSSSPHVGEFASDEVSTSYANEDEVSSSSDNPQALVKASRSPLVTGSPKLPPRVGAGEHGPKAPPPALGLGIMSNSTSTPDSYGGGGGPGHPGTPGLEQVRTPTSSSGAPPPDEIHPLEILQAQIQLQRQQFSISEDQPLGLKGGKKGECAVGASGAQNGDSELGSCCSEAVKSAMSTIDLDSLMAEHSAAWYMPADKALVDSADDDKTLAPWEKAKPQNPNSKEAHDLPANKASATQPGSHLQCLSVHCTDDVGDAKARASVPTWRSLHSDISNRFGTFVAALT from the coding sequence ATGTTTGGGCTGGACCAATTCGAGCCCCAGATCAACAGCAGGAACGCTGGCCAGGGCGAGAGGAACTTTAACGAGACCGGACTGAGCATGAACACCCACTTTAAGGCCCCGACTTTCCACACTGGGGGGCCCCCTGGCCCTGTGGATCCTGCCATGAGCGCGCTGGGCGAGCCCCCGATCTTGGGTATGAACATGGAGCCCTACGGCTTCCACACGCGCGGCCACTCGGAGTTGCACGCAGGGGGGCTGCAGGCGCAGCCTGTGCACGGCTTCTTTGGCGGCCAGCAGCCTCACCACGGCCACCCGGGAAGTCACCATCCCCACCAGCATCACCCCCACTTTGGGGGCAACTTCGGTGGCCCAGACCCGGGGGCCTCGTGCCTGCACGGGGGTCGCCTGCTCGGCTACGGCGGCGCAGCCGGAGGCCTGGGCAGCCAGCCGCCCTTCGCCGAGGGTTATGAGCACATGGCGGAGAGCCAGGGGCCTGAGAGCTTCGGCCCGCAGCGACCGGGGAACCTCCCGGACTTCCACAGTTCGGGTGCCTCCGGCCACGCCGTGCCGGCCCCATGCCTGCCGCTGGACCAGAGCCCTAACCGAGCCGCCTCCTTTCACGGCCTGCCCTCCTCCAGCGGCTCCGATTCCCACAGTCTGGAGCCCCGGAGGGTGACGAACCAAGGAGCCGTCGACTCGCTGGAATACAATTACCCGGGCGAGGGGCCCTCGggacattttgacatgttttcgCCCTCTGACTCCGAAGGGCAGCTGCCTCATTATGCAGCTGGTCGCCAGGTTCCCGGGGGCGCTTTCCCGGGCGCCTCGGCCATGCCCAGGGCTGCGGGCATGGTGGGCTTGTCCAAAATGCACGCCCAGCCACCGCAGCAGCagccgcagcagcagcagcaacagcaaccccagcagcagcagcagcagcagcagcatggtGTGTTCTTTGAGAGGTTCGGTGGGGCCAGAAAGATGCCTGTGGGTCTGGAGCCCTCAGTGGGCTCCAGGCACCCGTTAATGCAGCCTCCCCAGCAGGCCCCGCCACCCCCTCAGCAGCAGCCCCCGCAGCAACCGCCACagcagcagccgccgccgccacccGGGCTTCTAGTCCGACAAAATTCGTGCCCGCCTGCGCTCCCTCGGCCCCAGCAGGGCGAGGCGGGCACACCCAGCGGCGGCCTGCAGGACGGAGGCCCCATGCTGCCCAGCCAGCACGCGCAATTCGAGTATCCCATCCACCGGCTGGAGAACCGGAGCATGCACCCTTATTCCGAGCCTGTTTTCAGCATGCAGCATCCTCCTCCGCAGCAGGCGCCCAACCAGCGGCTGCAGCATTTCGACGCACCCCCCTACATGAACGTGGCCAAGAGGCCGCGCTTCGACTTCCCGGGCAGCGCGGGAGTGGACCGCTGCGCTTCGTGGAACGGCAGCATGCACAACGGCGCTCTGGATAACCACCTCTCCCCCTCCGCCTACCCAGGCCTACCCGGCGAGTTCACACCGCCTGTGCCCGACAGCTTCCCTTCGGGGCCGCCCCTGCAGCATCCGGCCCCGGACCACCAGtccctgcagcagcagcagcagcagcaacagcagcaacagcagcagcagcagcaacagcaacagcaacagcagcagcagcagcagcgccaAAACGCGGCCCTCATGATTAAGCAGATGGCGTCGCGGAATCAGCAGCAGCGGCTGCGCCAGCCCAACCTGGCTCAGCTAGGCCACCCCGGGGACGTGAGCCAGGGCGGCCTGGTGCATGGCGGCCCGGTGGGCGGCTTGGCTCAGCCGAACTTTGAGCGCGAAGGCGGCAGCACGGGTGCCGGGCGTCTGGGCACCTTCGAGCAGCAGGCGCCGCACTTGGCGCAAGAGAGCGCGTGGTTCTCAGGTCCTCACCCGCCGCCCGGAGACCTGCTGCCCCGTAGGATGGGCGGCTCGGGCCTGCCCGCTGACTGTGGCCCGCACGACCCCAGCCTGGCGCCCCCTCCTCCGCCCGGTGGCTCGGGGGTGCTGTTCCGGGGCCCTCTGCAGGACCCGATGAGGATGCCCGGAGAGGGCCACGTGCCCGCGCTGCCCTCACCGGGCCTGCAGTTCGGGGGCAGTCTGGGCGGCCTGGGTCAGCTGCAGTCGCCCGGGGCGGGCGTGGGGCTCCCCGGCTCTGCTTCCGAGCGCCGGCCCCCTCCGCCGGACTTCGCTACGTCTGCGCTCGGGGGCCAGCCGGGCTTTCCGTTTGGTGCAGCAAGCCGGCAGGCCACGCCGCACAGCGGTCCAGGCGTGAACTCACCCCCCAGCGCGGGAGGGGGCGGTGGCAGCTCCGGTGGCGGCGGTGGCGGGGGTGCCTACCCGCCGCAGCCTGATTTCCAGCCCAGCCAGCGCACCTCGGCCAGTAAACTGGGCGCGCTCTCACTGGGCTCCTTCAACAAGCCCAGCTCCAAGGACAACCTGTTCGGCCAGAGCTGCCTGGCTGCGCTCTCCACCGCTTGCCAGAACATGATCGCCAGCCTCGGGGCCCCCAACCTCAACGTGACCTTCAACAAGAAGAACCCGCCCGAGGGCAAGAGGAAACTGAGCCAGAACGAGACCGACGGCGCGGCAGTGGCCGGCAACCCGGGCTCGGATTACTTCCCAGGAGGGACTGCTCCTGGGGCCCCAGGAACCGGAGGCCCATCCGGGACCAGTAGCAGCGGCTCCAAAGCCTCGGGGCCACCCAACCCTCCAGCCCAGGGGGACGGCACCAGCCTCTCCCCCAACTACACCCTGGAATCCACGTCGGGGAATGACGGCAAGCCGGTCCCCGGGGGCGGCGGCCGGGGACGGGGTCGCAGAAAAAGGGACAGTGGTCACGTGAGCCCTGGCACCTTCTTTGACAAGTACTCGGCGGCTCCGGACAGCGGGGGCGCACCTGGGGTGAGCCCAGGGCAGCAGCAAGCGTCAGGTGCAGCCGTCGGGGGAAGCTCCGCAGGCGAGACGCGCGGGGCACCGACGCCCCACGAAAAGGCGCTCACGTCGCCATCCTGGGGGAAGGGGGCTGAGTTGCTCCTGGGGGATCAGCCAGACCTCATTGGGTCCCTGGACGGTGGGGCCAAATCGGACAGTAGTTCACCACACGTGGGTGAGTTCGCCTCGGATGAGGTGAGCACGAGCTACGCCAATGAGGACGAGGTGTCGTCCAGTTCTGACAACCCCCAGGCACTAGTTAAAGCGAGCAGGAGTCCCCTGGTCACCGGCTCGCCCAAACTCCCTCCCCGTGTAGGCGCCGGGGAACACGGACCGAAGGCGCCCCCGCCCGCCCTCGGCCTGGGCATCATGTCTAACTCTACCTCGACCCCTGACAGCTACGGCGGCGGTGGGGGCCCGGGCCATCCGGGCACGCCGGGCCTGGAGCAGGTCCGCACCCCGACGAGCAGCAGCGGCGCCCCACCACCCGACGAGATCCACCCCCTGGAGATCCTTCAGGCGCAGATTCAGCTACAGAGGCAGCAGTTCAGCATCTCCGAGGACCAGCCTCTGGGGCTGAAGGGTGGCAAGAAGGGTGAGTGCGCCGTCGGGGCCTCAGGGGCGCAGAATGGCGACAGCGAGCTGGGCAGCTGCTGCTCCGAGGCAGTCAAGAGTGCCATGAGCACCATCGACCTGGACTCGCTGATGGCAGAGCACAGCGCTGCCTGGTACATGCCCGCTGACAAGGCCCTGGTGGACAGCGCGGACGACGACAAGACGTTGGCGCCCTGGGAGAAGGCCAAACCCCAGAACCCCAACAGCAAAGAAG